TGATACAAGTGTCATAAACTGACATATAATagaaaagtgaataaaatgaCTAATGAAAAGCCTTAATtggaataataatataatttgaggacttaattataacatttcaaacttAAAAAGATCATTTTAGAATTGAGCTATAGTTTAGAAAGAGTATGTTGCAATTAACCCTAAAATTGTATATCTGAAAGGTTTTCTAGGATTTTCACCTTTAAAATTTCCCCAACTCTCTTTCGCACATCCCGCCGCCAAACAAGCCTTCTCTCGTCTTCAAGTTTTTTCGACAGACCAGGCGATTAAATAAGGTAAATTTTTGAAACCCTAATCTTAATTTGAAGGTTAGTTTCTTGATTCGTATGATTTTGTGCTATTTGCGGCCGCGATTCGCTGCtattttgatgtgaaatttACGGTCTTTATCGGTGGCGGACGGCTCCGCGATGTCGCTATTCCGCCGCTGTTTGgaacccttaaattttcatggtttaaaacaaaatctattcttttttaatttttatgcagatggtgaagaaaaaggaaagaactTTAAATGAGACCGAATCATCAATTGATTTGAAGTCATTGATTCATGAAAGTGCTTTGTTCTTTGACAAATTGGTTGAGTTAATCCCTGCTAGGTTTTATTTACCTGATGAAAAGGATAAACCTTGGTTTCAGGGTCTTAGCAAGGCCGAAAAGGCTTCTGCTAAGAAACAAGCTAGAGAAAACATTAAGAAAGCTAGGAGAGATAGGTTAGATCCtgagaaatcatcaaaaacgaCTCTCGATTTGTTGAAAGAGAATATAGAGAAGGAGAAATCGGGTAAGGATAGTGATGCTGAAGAGGAAGAAGTCGAGGTTAGACCTATAATGCCCGATGTAGATGATGAACGGTCGGTGACTTATGAAGAACTTAGGGAAAGGCTTCGTAGGAAAATCGAAGAGCTTCGGGGTGGTAGAAATAGTTCGGGTtcggagaagaagaagaatgagaGGAATGATAAGAAGGGTAAGAAGCGAAAGAGGGATAACGGAGCTGAAGAAAAGAAAGTTGATACAACGGCTAATGACAAGGATAATGTAGAGAAGGATGTTGAAGAGGCTGCAAAGGAACTTACTTTTAGTCGTGTTAAACTTGGGGACGAAGATAAACAtgggaagaagaagagaaaacttTCAAAGTTAAAGGAGCTTGAAAATGCAATGAAATTAGCAGCAGCTAAGAAAGATCCCGAGAAGGGTGAGGTTATCGCGAAGAAGCATTCATGGAAGGCAGCAATGGATAGAGCTGCAGGGATTAAGGTTCACGATGATCCAAAATTGTTGAAACAAAGTATACAGAAGGAGAAAAAGAGGCATAAGAAGAATGCTGAGAAGTGGAACGAGAGAGTTGAAACAACCCAGAAGTTGAAAGTGGAGAAACAACAGAAGAGATCGGAGAATATAGCGGACAAGATTCACCAGAAGAAGATGCGACGCATTGCAAAGAGGGAGAAGAAGCTGTTGCGACCTGGGTTTGAAGGTCGCAAAGAGGGTTTTATTAATGAAGGGTCAAGTTAAggttcctttttttctttcaattttctgCATAGCCTGTGGCTTTAACTGATCTGTTCCTTTTCTGATGGTAAGATTACATGCTAGGAATGCCGTTCTTACAACTGGTTTCccttctgttttctttttccaccTAGAGAAAATGGTTGAATGTTGTTCACAAACTGAATTTGAGTTAATATACTGGAAAAATGTTTGATTCTCTTCGTTTTATGGCCCTATTGAAAGTTGTCTCCTAGGAGCTTCATTGGTAAAAATACCATGGAAGCGTCTGACTTAGTAGTGTTGCGTGTAACTTTTGTTGATGTACATTTGTTGATGTACAGAGACAGGTTCTTATGTTCTTAATAGTAGAAgtgaatagaaaatttaacaaaaaaattattttgtttttgttccaacaaatagggactaatgataaaatgcaatttgacatCTAGTATAAGGACTATAGATAGCTTCTCAATTTAATAGCTCCTGACATAACTTATTATTATAGTACCTAACAAATAACCAATGTTTGTCATGGATTCAAGAAAATGTGGCAAGATTGACCGGCACTGGGTCTTGATGAGTATCCAATTTGAGTTTCACCATATTTTAATCCAATATGGTTGGATGAATTTTAGTATAGAAACTTCACAAAGAAAATAGGCAAGGTTGGATCAATGAAAGAATACTATGATACTCACTTTTCATTAGTGTCCATaaatcttggaaaagaaaaatgtcaTTTATGGCATGTTGTGTTGATTAGCTTGGCTTGTTCTCTTGGTTGTTTTTGAGGCATTTAGTCGTTTATTTTGGATGACATCATCTATAGTTtacctttttgaaaatttagtccAATTAGTTGATGAAAATCTCTCTGACAAGCTTAGTGAAGCACCTTAAAAAAAGTGCTTATTGCTCACTGGACATGGCTTGGTccaatttattcattcatcttACCATATTTAAAGAGGTGATGTTTAATCGTTTGGCTTGTTTAGCAATAAGTCCGGATCAAGAGTTAACTCCCAAAGTTCGGTTGAATAACACTAGTCTCGATTTTACTAAGCGATCcaattagtccctctacttcTAAATAtcatactattaaaaagaatcatttTGTTAGAAAACGAAAACAAAAGCCACAGAAAATGTTTCATTAGAAAAGACCAGAAACATTACAAACCAGATCAGCTGCAAATCCCTGTATCATCTTCACATACATCAAAGGAAGATGAAAAGATCACCCCCAACTATACTTACATTaactaaatttagaaaaaggAACGAGCTGATTATTACTCGCTATCAACAACAAAACCAAATTACATATTTTAGCTAGTTTTAAACTATAGTCCCTTTCAGACCCTAGATCCAGTTACAGCGGTGCTGGTCTTGTGCCCTGGTTCATCCCCCGGTGCATGCATCCCATAGTCGGAATCTCGATACCCTGGTCCGTACCGACTGCTGAACACACCGGCATGGATCAACAACACATACAAAAGTTGAGTGAATGTAAGGATTATTATGAATGCTTCAAGTATCCTCAACCTCCATCCTCTCCATCCTcctatatttatatgcttacaAGCAAACCTGCAAACATATGTTATATCTCCCTAGTCAGTAAAAGTACCATAAATCCCTTATGTCAAATTACAGGTTAATCTAAGAACAcattttcgttaaaaattttatttaaaccaaaaaatgacaataaattggataaaattttaaataaaaaggtgAGTTTGGTCTTTAATCTGAAGTAAAATGGTTGCTTTACCCAGAAAATGCAATCCAAGATCAATTTGTATTTATATccgaatagaaaataaaatgagaatcaAAAGGTTCACCCAAAGGCTAATGCAGTTAGAGCCCAAGCAATAAGTGCAGAAGAACCAGCTGCAGCCAAACTATCACTTCTCCATGACCTAATATGATGACCACCTGCAAATTTTGATACTATACCCACCACAGCAGCCAAGATGGAAAAGGTTAAAAAGAAACCTGTTGCTCCATTCCCACCCATACctgtaaaaaaatacaatgttACGATCGTTATTTTACGATATTTCGACTCATTTTCGATCGAAAAACAATGAAACAAACTTTACTTGGATGAGCAGTTTGGCCATTGATAAACCTATTAATACACCAACTAGCAAATCCCAACACAATGAAATACATGATCAAGTTAAGGAACAACAAAGGAGCTGCCGCGTTTCTTCCTACAGTagccattttcttcttttcagacaAAAAACTGTAAAGACAAGATACTGTTTTTGTTGTGTAAAAAGAACAAGTGATGGAGTAAAGGGAATGGTGAGATTAATATAGAGGAAGGTAATGGTGtgaaaaaaaggtgaaaaaaacATACGTGTAAATCAGTGAAGCCATGCATGAGGAGAAAGAGGAAACAGGTGGAAGGACACTTGTCGAAAATGGTGATTACGGTTCAAATGGATGGGgctttttaatatttgaaatctaGAAGGTTTAAGATATTGGAGGAGACGGTGTGTGATATATATCCAGTTTGTTGTTGCAgagaataatatttattatatactatataacctattacattcaaccatcttcttcttgttttctataccttatttatgagttaaaaatAAGGTAAATTATATTCGAGATTAAATTAtcagtaaatttatgtttttgtcgAAAGTTATAACATAGTTATTAAACtaatcgaaaatttttatttaagttattaaggAGTTAAGTTTTTTAAGTTCGGTTAGTGAGATTCAAGTACTAATTTAATGATCGATCAGAGAAATTAGTATTCATTGACAAGTAAAAGACCATACGTTAGAACTAAGTTGATCTAGCGATCATTgttggagaaaaataaaaattatttaaattttgattcgtGAATTCGTATattcaaaactgtttcattaaaagaatttaactgtagaagagaaggaaaagtaaaatttttgacTGATGTAGACGTCACAAACAAAGAATACTATGTAGTAGGGATTTTAACAacctaataatttaaatgaaaatttttaaataatttaaagactattttatgactttttgaagttgagtgattataacataaaattattaataattaatttaaggaCCTTAAGTGCAAtttatcctaaaaataatcTATGAAATGTAGATATGTACACGTGTAAAGTGACGGTCTGAAATTTTCTTATGACTTGAATTTCTTGgttattaaattctaaaagtatAAAGTGCAAAAGATGTTGGGCAGGGTACTAACAATTTGCTAATATCGGGCTATGCGGCTTCTTCTTGTTAATGGCCGTGCTATGTGAAAAGTTCAAAATTTGTGgggatttaaataaaaatgttagaTATATTAGAGTTAGAACTTTTAAGGCACGAGATTAATTACGCTCATCTTTTTTACGTTTGTAATGTTGTATATCATGtaatctataaaatataaaaattcaatattaaaaaaagttaaatgaatatgtataacttttaataaataaaaaatatataaatgtattagatattaaataaaaataatataaatgtatatttatttaagaaaaatataggtGGCTTAAAAGGGGCTTgacttaattatttataaatatgagtgGGCTTGAGTTAATTCGAGAATAGTTTATGTTCATAACAGGGTTTTAGCTAAAACAACTGTTGTCCAATGTAGTTGTTATTCAAAACAAGCTCTAAGGGTGTTCAAACGGCCAGTTCAGTTGATATCTGAACCGAATTAccattaactgaattaaccaaaatttttacatgttctttttgttcaaataaatttaaaatatgaaaaaaatatatcattgcaatgttatttttctttacttttaatttaaaaagaaaaaagaaagcaaaaacaaaaaatcaacgCCGTaacaacattaatttaaaatcattataatGAACACtacattaaaaacaataaaattttagacttgagtgatgaaatgaaaacaaataatgtttgaaaatggaaaaaaggaaattgaagTCAAGAAGAATAAAAGATGGTCTAATGTTAACTGGAGTCCACCCAGATTttgggtgggtttggatgggcgattagGTGCGATGCAgtgcgtttagcttattttttgtctcacactACATTATcattacagtatctaatctcaccgctaccgatgtttttacactaatcgcaagtaaacacaccgcccatccaaactcaccatTTGTCTTAAGTTTAGCGAtgggaagaaaaaaaacttagcgcttctttgttttatttttatttttttcttagtttaaaaatatataaatctgTTATGATTTCAAGCCCATTACAagaatttgtataaatttaagctcattctttaatttttttatattttgggctTACATAATATATTGGACCTATATAATATATTGGGCTTGtaatactttattattaataatttttgctaatcagttaatttgataaattgcctaattttgaattgaattaaccgttaatcaaatttttaaaaaacccttAATCAATCCCTTAGATTTGAAGGctgattgattaattaaaataattcagtTTTGtaggttaatttggttaaaatcgAATTGTGCACATCCCTAATAAGCTCCACCAAGAAAAGTATCACAAAACAACTCTTGTTCAAAACAACCTCTACATTGAGAACAACTCGCATTTGAAACATGTCAAAATAATCATCATTTAGGAATAATTATCATCCAAGAATAATCATCATCTTATGTTTCAAGAAATGTTCTGCGAATGATGTTTCATATGGTACCACTTCACCAAAGTAGAAGAAGTGAAAGTAACCCTTGAATACGACAGGGCTCTTGGGTTATCTTCACTATTGGATGTTCTAGAGTGTTTTGCTTGGTGAATCAAATATAGAGGTAGTTAAGAGGCTTCCTTTTGACATTTTCTTGTGACACTAATTGTTTTCCCTTTCTTTCGGAAACATAATGAGTTCACTATTCACCATCACCAACAAAAACTCTTCATCATCTATCTTAACCATTAATGTCAttgtaattgaaatttatttcattattcctATTATTTGTCAGCTTTGTAACTCCCATTTTTTGAGACATTATAAATAGGAGAGTTTTTCACAACTGGTAAAAGGGCTTTGGCAATTTGAAATTCTGACTCTCAAAACTCTCTTAAGTTCTCTCAActtgatttatttgtttagcCTTATTGTCAATCACATTTCCCTTTGTCCACATTACCAACCACTACCTACAGCTATGCTCAATGTTACTAGATCTACTCTAATATTCTTTTCCACCTTTTTTCGGTACATCCCATTTATTGATTTGTAACCTTTCTTCTATTTATAAAAAAGCTCCCTACATAAAGTGTGTTAATATCTTATTTAGATCTAACCCGTGAACACCTCTAACTGTATCCAACAAATTGAATAactaatgatttttaaaaaaaaaatattacaatggTAATGCTCAAACACATATAGATTATTGGTAGTGTAAGTGGAAATGTAATGAGTAGAGATGATAAATGATGGGTTTAAGTCGGcataagtaaaaaatatttcaaacctGGCTGGTTCCAATGCTGATGATTCCAACCAAAAGGAAGAGCAGCATACAACATACAATTCCAATCAAAATTCACCCAAGCCTTATACACGAAGATCTTGCGGTTCTTGTTGTTATATGGTAGATTAGCCACAATCTATCACGTTTAAGTTTGGCTTATGATATTCAACATCAGAAACGATCTTTTGTGattcaagattttaaaactTACAGACTGCCAAAATTGAACATACTCAAACTAAAAGATGTCTATTCAGAGAGTATCCAAATAgagtatattttattaaatctttTTAGGTGAATTTATTCTGGATAAATTACATTagtaatttttcaattatacgaaaaattttaaagaaatgacTAATCTgctctttaatttaaattaaaataaaagccgTCAAATACAATCTAATCTTGTTGTGTATTAACCTCCGCAATGCTTTTACTGATTTTTCGTATCGTTTGTGGAAtaagaatatttgaaattgaatgttgaaATTAGATGCTGTTTTTACTTATAATTGGAAATAAACCAACTCTGACGATTGgagatattatataattaatgccTCAAATATGAGGTTTCTTTTTCGAAAGGACGGAATTGTAAATTTTCGTTTATCTTAATGTTTTCGGGTAAAGcataaaaaccataaaagtttgttttattttccatttgttgAAAATTGATAAACACACTtggtaaacaaaaataaaatttgttttagtaataaaaatatacaaaatatttggACCGCCATgtaattagaatttaattgGTAGAGtcaacttttcatttaaaaaataatttaactaaaatttgaaaattaaatattaaaacaataataataatttaaggtcaaaataaaaaattaaaattaaaaattaaaaatgctgCATGTTTTACCAAAGATTATGAGTTAACCTTTGATAACTCATTTCTCTTCctaaataaaatacatgtattatttatatatttagggtaaatcttaaaattgcatataaattttgattcaacGTGTAATTTGATACGTGAATTctgatttggtgcaattatacaaatgaaactttgattgtggttcaaatgcatatatgaaactttaattttgattcaatagtgcatgttttaaaaaataaatacatcgaTTTGTATTGCAATATGTAAGCTTAAACTGGAGTTATATCAATAACTGTGATAGTAGTCGATTAAGTCTTAACTCAATTGGTATCGATATTGTTACCAGTGtaagaggacgtgggttcgagtgtgtTAAAGCGCACTATCCTCttgtttaagggttggggaaGGGCTATAgatagttctaggcattgtgttaaaaataaaagactaagaATCGTAGTGTGATGatagtaatatgtgaaaattggattaaatcaatatttcatttataaaattacacaaaatcaaaatctatatataatattacagatcaaatcataattcatttgtaattttgaggttatcctttaaaaaaaaaactcagttTGCTATTTCACcaaaacctttttctttctaCGTGTTGTAATTGATATTAGGATAAACTACACCCAATGACACTTTAAAATAGGATTTTTaagtctttctatttttttctctatttagtcattctaattaagataattgcTTGAATTTGTCATTgttgttaaaagttttattaaaccACTAACAGATTACTGACACGACACATGAGCTAATTGAATGACAACACATTgcagtaatttttttttttttacttttaactaaagTTTAAAGATCTTTATGTAATTATTCTAaaacactttttattttttctctcttcaaacACACAAAAAAGACCCACTTGTGAGTAAAACACcaaaaagaagggaaaatgaaaacaaaaaaaggaagcTTGTAAGACTAAGACATATCAGCTATTGCTCTATCCAAAATGGACTATACTCCAAAACTATCACTCCTCTTCCTCTGCCATGCTTTTCCATATCAGTTTTTGTTTCTTGTTCTTTTATGAGcaataaaaatgatcaaaaccTAAGAGCACCAGCTTGTTTGAGAAGAGGAACAAGGGT
The window above is part of the Gossypium raimondii isolate GPD5lz chromosome 9, ASM2569854v1, whole genome shotgun sequence genome. Proteins encoded here:
- the LOC105800660 gene encoding uncharacterized protein LOC105800660, which encodes MVKKKERTLNETESSIDLKSLIHESALFFDKLVELIPARFYLPDEKDKPWFQGLSKAEKASAKKQARENIKKARRDRLDPEKSSKTTLDLLKENIEKEKSGKDSDAEEEEVEVRPIMPDVDDERSVTYEELRERLRRKIEELRGGRNSSGSEKKKNERNDKKGKKRKRDNGAEEKKVDTTANDKDNVEKDVEEAAKELTFSRVKLGDEDKHGKKKRKLSKLKELENAMKLAAAKKDPEKGEVIAKKHSWKAAMDRAAGIKVHDDPKLLKQSIQKEKKRHKKNAEKWNERVETTQKLKVEKQQKRSENIADKIHQKKMRRIAKREKKLLRPGFEGRKEGFINEGSS
- the LOC105800665 gene encoding membrane protein PM19L; its protein translation is MATVGRNAAAPLLFLNLIMYFIVLGFASWCINRFINGQTAHPSMGGNGATGFFLTFSILAAVVGIVSKFAGGHHIRSWRSDSLAAAGSSALIAWALTALAFGFACKHINIGGWRGWRLRILEAFIIILTFTQLLYVLLIHAGVFSSRYGPGYRDSDYGMHAPGDEPGHKTSTAVTGSRV